The following are from one region of the Corylus avellana chromosome ca1, CavTom2PMs-1.0 genome:
- the LOC132167385 gene encoding uncharacterized protein LOC132167385 has translation MPPRRPPRRYGRQRIIQDRGERLPPPPPPPPPPPPGVPEIAHSLAEVARCMAEIMANGQRQERREGCPSETFFRHNSQVFAGHEGPREADYWFETTQKLMVALKCTDTEMVEYGGLKLTGEASKWWDPTKANLKGQLGDGVPITWAHFKEKFYEQYVPRVQQQLWAKEFLTLTQGNMTVVHYSTKFMELSRYAHTLIPNDRAKAEKFLDGLSALIKERISILEIKEYSKAVHTAMIAEQAIKEAAAEYVQKKRSMSEAVHSPKRQIVGGSSSEALVRRNIPLSYENSRNLQCSKCGKLHPGVCRVGTNSCYRCGKTGHYAKECLKATSGSQGPLAIDYQPRQPAQARVYSLTPGNTTTEANNVNLVTGTISLYGSLVCVLFDSGAIHIHSFYPHM, from the coding sequence ATGCCACCGAGACGACCCCCACGTCGTTATGGGAGGCAAAGGATTATACAGGATCGTGGTGAAAGGTTACCGCCtccaccacctccacctcctcctccaccgCCGGGTGTTCCTGAGATAGCACACTCCTTGGCAGAAGTAGCGCGTTGTATGGCTGAGATTATGGCCAATGGTCAACGCCAGGAGAGAAGAGAAGGGTGTCCTTCTGAGACCTTCTTTAGGCACAACTCACAAGTATTTGCAGGGCATGAAGGCCCTAGGGAAGCTGATTATTGGTTTGAAACAACACAGAAGTTGATGGTAGCCCTTAAGTGTACCGATACAGAGATGGTAGAGTATGGGGGTTTGAAACTCACAGGTGAAGCATCCAAGTGGTGGGATCCCACAAAGGCCAACCTGAAAGGTCAATTAGGGGATGGGGTCCCAATCACATGGGCGCACTTTAAAGAGAAATTCTATGAACAATATGTTCCTCGTGTCCAACAGCAGCTGTGGGCCAAGGAATTCCTAACCCTCACCCAGGGCAACATGACTGTTGTCCACTATTCCACAAAGTTCATGGAATTGTCGAGGTATGCCCATACTCTTATCCCTAATGATCGGGCCAAAGCCGAAAAGTTCTTAGATGGTTTATCGGCGCTCATCAAGGAGAGGATCTCTATCCTCGAGATTAAGGAATACTCAAAGGCTGTGCACACTGCCATGATAGCTGAGCAAGCTATTAAGGAAGCAGCTGCAGAGTATGTACAGAAGAAGAGGTCAATGTCGGAAGCTGTGCATTCACCCAAAAGGCAAATCGTGGGTGGTAGTAGTTCAGAGGCACTTGTGAGGAGAAACATTCCTCTAAGCTACGAAAACTCGAGAAATCTGCAATGTAGTAAGTGCGGGAAATTGCATCCCGGGGTATGCAGGGTTGGAACAAATAGCTGCTACCGATGTGGCAAGACAGGCCACTATGCCAAGGAATGTTTGAAGGCCACTTCTGGGAGTCAGGGACCATTAGCTATCGATTACCAACCTAGGCAGCCTGCTCAGGCACGTGTCTACTCCCTCACTCCAGGAAATACTACAACAGAGGCGAACAATGTCAACCTTGTCACAGGTACCATTTCCTTGTATGGTAGCCTTGTTTGTGTATTGTTTGACTCAGGTGCTATACACATTCATTCATTCTATCCGCATATGTGA